Part of the Lolium rigidum isolate FL_2022 chromosome 6, APGP_CSIRO_Lrig_0.1, whole genome shotgun sequence genome, CAGCGCGCCTTGTTCTTCCACCACACTTGAGCCCCAGGGGTTTAATTGTGAAGAAATGTTGGCCACACACCACCCCTTGTGGGAGCTGAACTGTGGAGAAGGACAAACCGTCACCTCCTTCTTCGATGAGGAGATGAGCAACTGCCATGTCATTTCCTTCCGAGAGTTGGTGCCGTGGCGGTGTTGGGATGACGGCCATGACTCTGTCGGGGAAGAGTGGGTTGCGCACTACCCTATCGGGCCCTCTCGCACCACCATTGTGGCGTTTCAAGTAGATTAAGACGTTGTTCTTCCAGCAGTCGGCAACGTAGGTCCATCCGTTCTCGTAGGCGTCCAAGCTGAAGCTTTCGTGGCGGAAGACAGAGTCGAGCTCTGGAGGCCGGGGCAGGATCGGCAAGAAGCGTGAGGAGTACAAATGCTCCCCGGTGGCGGTGTTGACATAGAATCCGAGGAGTCGGGGAGGGTGGAGcttgcggaagcggcggaggaCGGCGGGGTCAGAAGCGAGGCTGTACCAGCGCTTACAGACCAGCGCCGCACGGACGAGGCTGGTGGGGAAGCCGAGGCGGACAATGATCTCAATGAGGAGGTTGTCGTCATCGAGCACCTTGGATTCCGGGTCGGCTGTCGCTGCTGCAGAACACGGCAGCATGTTTTCATCCAGGTTGACCCTGGAAAGGCACCAGCGTAGACAGAAGCCATCAATGTTTTAGCAATTTCGTCAACATGGATGCAGTCTCGCAGGAACATTACAGCACGCAACAAAATACAAACAGTACGCATGCATCCAGCTATCACAACACACAACAAAGTAGATTCGCAGCCTAGCTGCGCAAAATGAAAAAGAAT contains:
- the LOC124663788 gene encoding uncharacterized protein LOC124663788, encoding MIGPDDSPEGVNLDENMLPCSAAATADPESKVLDDDNLLIEIIVRLGFPTSLVRAALVCKRWYSLASDPAVLRRFRKLHPPRLLGFYVNTATGEHLYSSRFLPILPRPPELDSVFRHESFSLDAYENGWTYVADCWKNNVLIYLKRHNGGARGPDRVVRNPLFPDRVMAVIPTPPRHQLSEGNDMAVAHLLIEEGGD